The genomic segment ACAGTTCGCACATTTCCCCTTACAGTTTCACAACTTGCCATCACAGTTCCGCACTTTTCCATGACAATCGTCACACAGCTTTCCCCCGTTAAACCAAAAGAAAAGAGCATTCGCTCCTGGGGGGGAGGGAATGCTCTTATTCAAAGGGAATGGGAGAAATGTTCACGTTCAAACAAAAGGGGTGTATGTTTGGTATGTGATTTATTTCACATCCTTACCTTATCATAAAATAATAGTAGCATCAAGAATTCACAATGATTTTCACATGACTGTCACAATGATGATTTCACCAATACGCCTTACTTTATATTTATATAGTAATATGTATAGAAGAAAAAGCCCTATCTCGACCAGAAATATGGCGGATAAGGCTTTTTGCTAGGTCAATTTAATTTATTTTTTCAAAAGAAGTGATTCAAGTTCGTTCAACTTTTCTTCGAAGACGCGGCATGCTTCTTCGATTGGAGCAGCACTTGTCATGTCGACGCCTGCTTTTTTCAGTACTTCGATTGGGTAATCGGAAGAACCGGCTTTCAAGAAGTTATTCACATAGCGTTCAACTGCCGGCTCTCCTTCTGTCAAGATTTGATTGCTTAGTGCGACTGCTGCACTATAACCTGTTGCATACTGATAAACATAATAGTTATAGTAGAAATGTGGAATTCTTGCCCACTCTAAGCCAATTTCCTCGTCGACGACTAGATCTTCACCGAAATATTTCTTATTGAGTGCATAGTACTCTTCTGTCAATTTTTCAGCAGTCAGCGCGACACCTTGCTGATCAAGCTGATGAATAAGGTGTTCGAACTCAGCAAACATGGTTTGACGGAAAACAGTACCACGGAAGCCGTCAAGCCAATAATTCAGCAAATAAATTCGTTTCTGTTCATCATCAATCGTTTTCAAAAGATGATCATTCAAAATAGCCTCATTCACAGTTGACGCGACTTCAGCTACGAAAATGGAATAACCGCTATAGACGAATGGCTGGCTTTTCCGTGAATAATAACTATGAACACTATGGCCGAATTCATGCGCGAGTGTGAACAAGTTACTGACGTTATCTTGCCAGTTCATTAAGACATATGGATTTGTTCCATAGGCGCCTGAAGAATAAGCTCCTGAACGCTTCCCTTTGTTTTCACGGACGTCTACCCAACGATTCTCAAGACCCTCTTTTACGATCGATACATACTCTTCACCTAGTGGGTGGAAACTATCAAGCATCGTTTGTTTAGCTTCGTCATATGGAACTTCCATGCCTGCATCTTTCACAAGCGGTGCATACATATCCCACATATGAAGTTCTTCCAATCCGAACACTTTTTTACGGAGCGCGACATAGCGCTGTAGCAAGTGGACGTTTTTATTGATTGTTGAAACAAGATTTTCATAAACCTGTTCAGGGATATGATTATTTGACATTGCAGCCTCGCGCGCAGATGAATAATTGCGGATACGTGCATTAACGTTATCGCCTTTTACATTACCTGAAAGCGTGGATGCGAAAGTATTTTGGAATTCGCTGTATTTCGAATACATTGCTTTGAACGCATCCTCGCGAACACGCGGATCATCACTTTCCAAAAAACCTACATAACGGCCATGTGATAATTCTACTTCTTCACCTTTTTCATCTTTCACCATTGGGAAAGTTAAATCAGCATTGTTCAACATACTGAATGTTTCTGAAGAATTGCCCGTGACTTCTGATAGTTGTGCAAGCAAAGCTTCTTGTTCAGCAGGCAGCACATGTGGCCGCTGCGTGTTAACTTCTTCGAATTCTTGTTTATAAAGAGCTAGTCCCTCATGCTCAGTAACCAGCTTGTTCAATTCTGTTTCATCAATAGCCAGAAGCTCTGGCAAGAAGAATGATAATGCAGTTGCTACTTTCACGTAAAGTGATTTCACACGGCTATCCATCGCCTGATAGAAGCTGTTTGTCGTATCCTGGTCAGTCTTCAAATGCGCATACGTGTAAATCCTGCGCAGTCTTTCAGAGAGGGTGTCACGGTATGTCAATGCAGTGTAAAGCGCATCTCCACCACCCGAAAGTGTCCCTTTGTAAGAATCTGCTTTACCGGAGAATTCCTCAACTTCAGCGAATTCTTTTTCCCATGCTTCATCAGTTGCAAATATGTCTTCGAGACGCCAAGTCTCCTCTACCTTTACTTCACCACGAGTTAATACTTTGTTCTTAGTTTCAGCCATCGTCACTTATCCCCCTTCTCCCATTACTTCGGGAAACGAATCAATCCTATTTTCTCAATTTTCATAACGCTTTGCAAGCAATCTTTCTGAAATTAGTTGAATTATTTTTTCTTCGTCAATAACTGTTCTGTTTTGACAAGAATCTACAGTCGCGGAAATAAGGAAATCGCGGTATGCTATGCACGCTTTTCCCTTTGCTTCCGATGGCTCTTCTAACAGAGAGACATATTTTCTAACCTGACTGCGGGATATAGTTCTAACACTAATCCCCTTTCTTCTCAAATAATAAAGGAATGCTAATTGCCATTCACAGTCATGCTCGCGGAATGACTCACTGAAAAGGACGGGTAATCCAATCCATTTTGGAAGATTCGTTGGTATCACTCGCAGTTCATAGCACATTCTTAGAAAAGGATTGTTCACCCCCCTTTTATTCAATAAAATACGGGATTGAATAAATTGATTGCGTATGGATAAATAAAGGGTTACATAACGGTAAATTTCTTGCTCTGTCGGGGTTTTTGGCCGAGCAAATGGAAATATCTGCATCGATAATGGCAAAGTACGATGGATACCAATATAGCGCTTACCTGCGACATGAATAAGACTCGTAAAATAATGGAATCGTTCCGTTTGGGGGTTATATGTGAGTAAGAAATAGCCTTCAGGGGATGTATGTGTCAAGTAGCTTTCGTGGAATCTTGAAAAATCGAATGTACCGACACCTACAGGTAATGAACTAAATTTTGCTGGGGTATGCAAAATCCAGATGGATTTCATATCTATACTACGATAACCTGCGGATCTAGCCTCTACGTCAGTAATGGGAATCGTACTGCACTGGAATTCAACGGCTATCGATTCAGATTGTGTCGTTATCAGGATATCAGGTCTTTGAGATAACATTCTTAAAAATGGTTCAAGTTCGACAAGCTCGGCATGTTTTTGAAAAAAAGCATACAATTGTTGCTTACCTTGAAGATGGCTGTAAGATTCACCTTCTGAGAATAAAGTAAGACAGGTAGAATCCTTCAAATGTGCGAAATGTGGGATGATAATATCTCCAACTTTCAACTGAACCGGAAAATTACATTGTGGGCAAAAGAATGATCGCAACTTTCGCCATTTGCGCAACCGTTCTCTTTCTAATTCCGGTGTAAGAACAACAAGTTTTCCTTCCTCTGTTTTTGCTGTAAGAATAATATTCAGCTCCTCCCTGCATTAATAATACAAATATTCAGATACTAAAGCAAGTAAAAAAAACAGCTACCATTTAAGATAGCTGTTTCTACTGTCCTTTATTTTGCCCCAAAGTATCGCTCTATTGTCACGAAAACATCTGAGTCCATGATAAGTTTGCCGTACTCTTCAATTCGATGAATCGTCATGTTTGACGGTTGACCGAATTCTGAAAGTACGCTAAACAGATCTGTCTTGCGAGAATCATCCATAATTTCATCGTCATATAACAAGTGTAAATAAAAGTTATTTTCAAACGAATATAGAGATGTCTTCACTTCATAATCTTTCATCTTCCCTGCTAGAGGAATAAGATCATCAAATTCGCTAAAGACAAACATATTGTCAAGCCATTCAAATGCTGCATCCCCTATACCTGGCATAGTATCATCATCATCATCATCGTCGTCATACATTTTGCCATGCTGGAACAGTTTTCTTGGATCATCGTTAGTGAATGGTGATTCAAGTGGTTCACCATCCTCAGACATTTGCGCACGTGTGACCGTCACTTCAATGCCGCCGCTCATCGCATGTACTTGAATCCATAATGGCCCCTCGACTTCAAACTCAGACTCGTCACTGACTTCGTCCATCATCTCCCAGAAGAGTTCCTCGCTCTTGTCGCGATTATACCAAACTTCCTCACGAGTAAAGCCACGCTCTTCGATATCAATATATGAAAGAAAAAACTTAACTGTATTTTCATTAATACGCTCTATTTCCATCCCTTTTCTCTCCCTTCCTATGGAACAGGATTTGTCCGGTTCCCTTCGATGTGTGAAAAAATCCTGCAATGCTTATACTTACTATATGACCGTCCTCTACGTTTTGAAAGGGTTCCGCCTTAGGACGTATAATTTTGATAGTAATAGCATTGTAGAGAACATCCACCCGGAAAGCAAGAGAAACACAAAAAGCCGATAGGTGTACGGCATTTTGCAATGTCAACCCCTATCAGCTTCACACTATTTTACGGATTAGTTTACCATGCGCCGCGCTTCAAGCAGCTGATAGGCTCTTACTTTTCTAGGTAGGAATCGACGAATTTCATCTTCATTGTATCCCACTTGAAGTCTTTTCTCATCAAGAATAATTGGTCTTCTTAAAAGACCCGGATGTTCTTGGATTAATTCATATAGGCGTTGTAATGGAAGGCTTTCCACATCAACGTTTAATTTTTGGAATATTTTCGAACGAGTTGAAATAATTTCATCTGTTCCATCTTCAGTCATACGAAGTATTTCTTTTATTTCATCAATATTCAATGGTTCCGAAAAAATGTTACGTTCAGTATACGGAATCTCGTGTTCCTCTAACCATGCTTTCGCTTTTCTGCATGATGTACAGCTAGGTGAAGTAAATAATGTGACCATCATATGCTGACACTCCCTTTCAGTCGGCTCGAATGTTTTGATTTATATTTTTACGTTTAGATTAGAATTATTTTAAACTGTCTGCTTCTAATCCCTATTATACACATTTTCATTACCGATGAATACACTTTTTAAAAATTATTCGCTATCCCATACACTATTGTCACAGTTCCGCAACATAAGCGACTTTCATCAGTATGTGCATGTTCTCTCTACTGTTATACCCGATGCAAGAATTAATTAAACATCTGCTTTGTCAAATAAAAAACTTTCTCATTTGGGTAGCTGCTAATTGAAAATAATTTAGTGTCTACATTATATAGTACGTCTAAATACGGGCAAAGGTTTCATATTAATTTAAAAAAATTCAGAAACATAAGGCTCACCACTGAAATTCTTTATCTATTTTGGTTTGTAATTAACATTTAGGGAATTCCTATTACCTGAATCCATGAATTTCACCGCATACTTACCATTATCTATATTCAAACACGCAAAAGGACTGGTTCTCTTATCGAAAACCAGCCCAGTTGCTTCTATTTAAACTTACTTTGCAAAAGAATCGAATTCGCGCTGTGAGCAAAGGACAAAATGCCCTGGTGTCACTTCACGCATGATTACTTCTTCATCCTGAAGATACTTATGTGATGTTGAATCGTAGCTTTTTCGTACACGGCTACGCTCATAAGCTGGATCTGGCAACGGAATCGCAGATAATAGCGATTGCGTATAAGGATGTAAAGGCGCCGTATAGATCGTTTCGGCTGGTCCAATTTCGACAAGTTTACCGAAATGCATAACACCAATTCGATCTGAGATATATTTCACCATCGACAAGTCATGTGCGATGAATAGATATGTCAGTCCTCTTTCTTCTTGAAGCTCTTTCAACAAGTTGACGACTTGCGCTTGAATAGATACGTCCAAAGCTGAAATCGGTTCATCTGCGATAATGAATTCTGGTTCTACAGCAAGCGCACGTGCAATTCCAAGACGCTGACGTTGACCACCAGAGAATTCATGCGGATAACGATTGGCATGCTCACGGTTCAATCCTACCGTCTCAAGGAGCTCATGAACACGTGCAGTACGTTCTTTCGTATTCTTCACAAGACCATGAATATCGAGGCCTTCAGCGATGATATCAAGCACTTTCATACGCGGATTTAATGATGCATATGGATCTTGGAAAATCATCTGCATTTTCCGGTTGAACGCTTTTAGTTCTTTTTTCGATTTTTTCGCATGGACATCGACGCCATCATAAATGACTTCCCCGCCTGTCGCATCGTAAAGACGGATGATTGTACGACCGGTTGTTGATTTACCGCAACCAGATTCACCAACAATACCAAGCGTTTCGCCTTTATAGATGTCGAATGTTATATCGTCAACAGCACGCACTTCATTCTTTGTTCCCACATTGAAATACTGTTTCAAGTTTTTGATTTCAAGTAATTTTTCAGCCATTATCGAACACCTCCTGCATTGCCTTCATAATACCGGCTGCCAGGGAATCTCTTCATTCGCTCTATGACCGCTACCGGCGGATCCACTTGAGGTGCATCCGGATGGAGTAGCCACGTCGCCGCATAATGGGTTTCACTTACTTTAAAGAGTGGCGGAACTTGTTCCAAATCAATCTTCATCGCATATTCACTACGCAGTGCAAATGCATCTCCTTTCGGAGGATCCAACAAATCGGGTGGCGTGCCTGGAATCGCATATAGTTTCTCTTCAGATGTATCCAGTGACGGCATTGAACTTAGAAGCCCCCACGTATACGGATGCTGCGGATTATAAAAGACTTCATCAACCGTTCCCACCTCGACGATTCGGCCGCCGTACATGACCGCAACACGGTCTGCAACGTTTGCTACGACTCCAAGATCATGTGTGATGAAAATGATTGCCGTATCAATTTTCTTTTGCAAGTCTTTCATCAATTCTAAGATTTGCGCTTGAATTGTAACATCCAATGCTGTCGTCGGCTCATCCGCAATGAGAAGCTTTGGATTACATGCCAAGGCAACAGCAATGACGATACGTTGACGCTGTCCACCAGAAAATTGGTGAGGGTATTGTTTCAATCGCATTTCTGGCTTAGGCATCCCAACCAGAGTCAACAATTCAATAGACTTTTTCCGAGCTTCGGTTTTACTAAGTTTTTGGTGTTTTAGCAGTGGCTCCATAATCTGGTTACCAATCGTCATTGTCGGATTAAGTGAAGTCATCGGATCTTGGAATATCATCGAAATGTCTTTTCCTCTTACTTTTTGCATTTCTTTTTCAGAAATCTTCAGAAGGTCTCTTCCTCCGAATAAAATCTCACCATTTTTGTACTCGGTACTAGACTTCGGAAGGAGCCGCATAATCGATTTCGTCGTTACCGATTTACCTGAACCTGACTCACCAACTATAGCGAGCGTCTCCCCTTTAAACACTTCAAAATTAACCCCTTGAATCGCTTTCACTTCTCCTGCAAATGTATGGAAGGAAAGCTCC from the Sporosarcina psychrophila genome contains:
- the pepF gene encoding oligoendopeptidase F encodes the protein MAETKNKVLTRGEVKVEETWRLEDIFATDEAWEKEFAEVEEFSGKADSYKGTLSGGGDALYTALTYRDTLSERLRRIYTYAHLKTDQDTTNSFYQAMDSRVKSLYVKVATALSFFLPELLAIDETELNKLVTEHEGLALYKQEFEEVNTQRPHVLPAEQEALLAQLSEVTGNSSETFSMLNNADLTFPMVKDEKGEEVELSHGRYVGFLESDDPRVREDAFKAMYSKYSEFQNTFASTLSGNVKGDNVNARIRNYSSAREAAMSNNHIPEQVYENLVSTINKNVHLLQRYVALRKKVFGLEELHMWDMYAPLVKDAGMEVPYDEAKQTMLDSFHPLGEEYVSIVKEGLENRWVDVRENKGKRSGAYSSGAYGTNPYVLMNWQDNVSNLFTLAHEFGHSVHSYYSRKSQPFVYSGYSIFVAEVASTVNEAILNDHLLKTIDDEQKRIYLLNYWLDGFRGTVFRQTMFAEFEHLIHQLDQQGVALTAEKLTEEYYALNKKYFGEDLVVDEEIGLEWARIPHFYYNYYVYQYATGYSAAVALSNQILTEGEPAVERYVNNFLKAGSSDYPIEVLKKAGVDMTSAAPIEEACRVFEEKLNELESLLLKK
- a CDS encoding competence protein CoiA → MNIILTAKTEEGKLVVLTPELERERLRKWRKLRSFFCPQCNFPVQLKVGDIIIPHFAHLKDSTCLTLFSEGESYSHLQGKQQLYAFFQKHAELVELEPFLRMLSQRPDILITTQSESIAVEFQCSTIPITDVEARSAGYRSIDMKSIWILHTPAKFSSLPVGVGTFDFSRFHESYLTHTSPEGYFLLTYNPQTERFHYFTSLIHVAGKRYIGIHRTLPLSMQIFPFARPKTPTEQEIYRYVTLYLSIRNQFIQSRILLNKRGVNNPFLRMCYELRVIPTNLPKWIGLPVLFSESFREHDCEWQLAFLYYLRRKGISVRTISRSQVRKYVSLLEEPSEAKGKACIAYRDFLISATVDSCQNRTVIDEEKIIQLISERLLAKRYEN
- the mecA gene encoding adaptor protein MecA, whose translation is MEIERINENTVKFFLSYIDIEERGFTREEVWYNRDKSEELFWEMMDEVSDESEFEVEGPLWIQVHAMSGGIEVTVTRAQMSEDGEPLESPFTNDDPRKLFQHGKMYDDDDDDDDTMPGIGDAAFEWLDNMFVFSEFDDLIPLAGKMKDYEVKTSLYSFENNFYLHLLYDDEIMDDSRKTDLFSVLSEFGQPSNMTIHRIEEYGKLIMDSDVFVTIERYFGAK
- the spxA gene encoding transcriptional regulator SpxA; translated protein: MVTLFTSPSCTSCRKAKAWLEEHEIPYTERNIFSEPLNIDEIKEILRMTEDGTDEIISTRSKIFQKLNVDVESLPLQRLYELIQEHPGLLRRPIILDEKRLQVGYNEDEIRRFLPRKVRAYQLLEARRMVN
- a CDS encoding ABC transporter ATP-binding protein produces the protein MAEKLLEIKNLKQYFNVGTKNEVRAVDDITFDIYKGETLGIVGESGCGKSTTGRTIIRLYDATGGEVIYDGVDVHAKKSKKELKAFNRKMQMIFQDPYASLNPRMKVLDIIAEGLDIHGLVKNTKERTARVHELLETVGLNREHANRYPHEFSGGQRQRLGIARALAVEPEFIIADEPISALDVSIQAQVVNLLKELQEERGLTYLFIAHDLSMVKYISDRIGVMHFGKLVEIGPAETIYTAPLHPYTQSLLSAIPLPDPAYERSRVRKSYDSTSHKYLQDEEVIMREVTPGHFVLCSQREFDSFAK
- a CDS encoding ABC transporter ATP-binding protein, translating into MEKIVEVKNLELSFHTFAGEVKAIQGVNFEVFKGETLAIVGESGSGKSVTTKSIMRLLPKSSTEYKNGEILFGGRDLLKISEKEMQKVRGKDISMIFQDPMTSLNPTMTIGNQIMEPLLKHQKLSKTEARKKSIELLTLVGMPKPEMRLKQYPHQFSGGQRQRIVIAVALACNPKLLIADEPTTALDVTIQAQILELMKDLQKKIDTAIIFITHDLGVVANVADRVAVMYGGRIVEVGTVDEVFYNPQHPYTWGLLSSMPSLDTSEEKLYAIPGTPPDLLDPPKGDAFALRSEYAMKIDLEQVPPLFKVSETHYAATWLLHPDAPQVDPPVAVIERMKRFPGSRYYEGNAGGVR